Genomic window ([Eubacterium] hominis):
TGCAGGAACAAAAGACGACAAGATGGTACCACTTGCTGCAAAGAAAGAACCAGTAGGTCCAGCAGTTATGATGGAGCCTTTCCTGAAAGAAATCGATGGACGTGTAGTTGCATGTCTATACTGTGGTAATGGTTACTATCTGGAAAACAAAGAAGAAGTAACAAGAAAGCTTGTTGCAATGGTCAACAAACTGCAGCCGGATGTGGTTATGTGCGGACCTGCTTTCAACTATGCTGATTATGCAGGTATGGCTGCTCATATTGCTACTGAAATCAATGCGAATACAAGTGTTCCAGCATTTGCCGCAATGTCAGTCGAAAATGAAGCTACAATCAATGAATACAAAGATAAAGTCATGATTGTAAAAACACCTAAAAAAGGTGGTACTGGCTTGAATGAAGCATTGAAAAACATGTGTACACTTGCAAAAGCACTGCATGAGAAAGCTGATACAACAAAATTAAAAGAAGACGTTTGCTTCTAATACATAGAAAAGGATGAGCGAAGATTGAATCGTTCATCTTTTTTTTGATTGATGAAATTCAGTTTTAGGAATATAATATATGTAAGAAAGAAAAATGTGCAAATGCACAGTTTTGTAACGAGGTGACATATGGAAATTCAAAGAGATAAATACTTGAATAAGCTAATATCTAAAAAGGATAATGGCTATATTAAAATAATAACGGGAATAAGAAGGTCTGGAAAATCATATTTATTATTTCATATCTATTATAAATATCTAAAAAGTATAGGTGTAAACGAAAATCAAATCATTAAAATAGCACTAGATGAATTAAGTAATATGCAATACCGTAATCCTTTTGAACTAGATAAATATATACGCAGTTTATGTGAGAATCAAAACGAAAAATATTATATCTTCATAGATGAAATCCAGTTGGTTAGCGCAATCCAAAACCCTTATGTAGATGATGAAGAAGCTAAAATTACATTTGTGGATGTATTATTGGGTTTAATGAAAATAGAAAATTTAGATATTTATGTAACAGGCAGTAATTCAAAAATGCTTTCTTCAGATATATTAACGCAATTTAAGGATAGAGGTGATGAAGTACGCGTTTTTCCACTATCTTATCAGGAATTTTATAATGCTTTTGATAAAAAAGAAGAGGCATGGATGAATTATTTTACATATGGAGGAATGCCGCGATTATTGAGCTTTCATACACATGAAGAAAAAAGTAAATATCTAAAAGAGCTTTTTTCTAAGACGTATATTAGCGATGTAGTGGAACGAAATCAAATATCAAATGATATTGATGTTTTAGATGATTTACTAAACATTGTTTCATCAAGTGTAGGGTCACTTACAAATCCCAATAAACTATCGAATACGTTCAGGAGTGTAAAACATGTTTCTATTGGTAATCATACAATAAGTAAATACTTAGATTATTTCATAGATGCGTTTGTTTTAGAAAAAGCAATACGATATGATGTAAAAGGAAAAAAATATATAGATACACCACTAAAGTATTATTTTACAGATATAGGATTGCGCAATGCCCGATTGAATTTTAGGCAAACAGAAGAAAATCATATCATGGAAAACATCATTTTCAATGAACTTGTGCGCAGAGAATTTGATGTGGATGTTGGAATGGTAGAAGCTTATACAAATGATGAACAGGGAAAAAGGAAACGGCAACAATTGGAAATTGATTTTGTCGCAAGTAAAAACAGTAAGCGATATTATATACAATCAGCGCTAACTGTAGGATTAGAAGAAAAGCGGCAACAGGAAATCAATTCCTTCCTTAAAGTGAATGATTCTTTTAAGAAAATTGTTGTTGTGAAAGATAAAATGATACCATGGTACGATGATTTTGGAATCTTATATATTGGTATTGAGCAATTCCTATTAGATCAGAATTCTTTAGATATCTAAATTTGAGAAGCATCTTTGCTTCTTTTTCTTTTTTTGCATAAGGAGCGTGCTATAATGAATTTTAAAAGAGGTGTAAAGGAAATATGTATAGACTAAAACTTGATACACAAGAAGAAATGGATAAACAGTTATATGAATTTAAAATACTCTTTGCATATCATTCAAACAAAATAGAGAATGAAAAAGTAAATCTTGATATTACAAGAGAAATATTTGAAAAGGGTAGTGTGACAGGATATACAGGTGATTTGAAAACATTGTTTGAAATAGAAAATCAAGTACACTGTTTTGAATATTTAAAACAATTTATCATCAAAAAATATCCTATGGATATATCTTTTATAAAAGAAGTACATTATAAATTGACAAAAGGGACTTATGATGATAGAAGATATCACATAAATAATGAAAGACCTGGTGAATTTAAAAAACATGATTATGTTACAGGAGTATATGAAGTAGGAAGTTATCCTGAAAATGTAGAGGTTGATTTACAAGATTTATTAAATGAAGTCAATGAATATCAAGGGGATGATTTTTTTACTGTTGGTGTATATTTCCATGCCATGTTTGAAAATATTCATGCTTTTGCGAATGGCAATGGTCGCGTGGGAAGAAGCTTAATGAATTATTATTTTATGATACATGAGATAGCGCCAGTCATTATTTATGATGAAGATAAGAAACAGTATTATCAAGCATTAGAAGCTTTTGATCAAAATGATACATTGAAACCATTAAAACAACTAATACTTCAACAACAGAAAAAAACATGGGAAAGAAATATAGGTGAACGTCCTAAACTACATAAGTTTATATAAATAGGAAACTTTCCTAAACACTAGGAAATATTTCCGTAAACAAAACATATAGAAACAGAGTATAATAGAGTCATAGGAAATGGGAGAAATCCCATGAAACAAGGAGGCATTTTATGCATAGATTAGGTATTAGTATTTATCCAGAACATTCTACACAGGAAAAAGATTTCGCTTATATGGAGCTTGCCGCTAAATATGGCTTTACTCGTATATTTACATGTTTGTTATCTGTAGATAAAGAGAAGGATGAAATTGTAAAAGAATTTAAAACATTTATGGATAAAGCACATGAATTAGGCTTTATTGTTAGTGTGGATACAAATCCACAGGTATTCAAACACTTAGGTGCTACACCTATGGATGTTTCTGTATTCCATGAAATTGGTGTGGATATTATCCGTTTAGATGGACATTTTGATGATTTCCAGGATGCATTATTAACACACAATCCATATCAAATTAAAATTGAATTTAATGGAAGCAGTGATGCAAGTGTAGATCATTTATTAAGACATGGGGCTGATAAGCACAATATGACAATTTGTCATAACTTCTATCCAGAACGTTATAGTGGTTTAGGCTGGAATGTATTCATGAACTTTAACAAAAAATGGACAGCTTTAGGATTACCTATTGCGGCATTTGTTACCAGTAATAATACCAATACATTTGGTCCTTGGCCAGTATATAAAGGATTGCCAACTGTAGAATTACATCGTGGAAAACCTATTGATTTACAGGTACGTCACTTCTTATCATGTGAAGTCATTGATGATATTTTAATTGGCAATGCATATGCAACGGAAGAAGAATTAAAGGCAATGTCAGAAGTAGATTTCACAAAGACCACCATTCGTATTGATACAGTAGATGGCTTAAGTGATCTTGAAAAACAGATTTTATTTGAAATGCCACATGCTGGAAGAAGTGATGCGAGTGATTATTATATCAGAAGCAGTTTACCTCGTTTCGCGTGCAGAGGAAAGAGCATTCCTGTAAGAAATCATGATGATCACATGTTCCACAGAGGTGATGTAGTTATTGTAAATGATAATCTAAAACACTATTTAGGTGAATGTGAAATTATCTTACAGGATATTGAAAACGATGGCGAAAGAAACTTTGTTGGACGTATCCCAGAAGATGAAATGATGATTCTTGATCAGATGGAATTGCATCCTGATCATATCTTTGGATTCTTAAAATAATGAAAATACAGCTGATTCAATTTGAATCAGTTGTTTTTTTATATATCTTGTGTTTATAAAAGGTTGTTTTATTTTTTTAATTTGTATTGAATATTAGCTACTTATAGGAAGAGGGGATACTTCATGAAAATGAATTATCTATTATTATGGAATGTGAAAGAGAAAATTTAGTAAAAGAAAATTTTGAATTACAATATATAAATGAGATTGTGGAAAAGTATCATGGTGTGATGAATCAGGTGTTGAAGGATTCTTATGAATGCAGGATTTTATTATTTTATTGACCGCTTACTGTAAATATTGACCACTTACTGTTTTTAAATTGAAAAGAATGGAAATCAGATGAATAATGATGATAGATGGAGGTCTTTTCATATGAAAAAACTAATGGTGAGTATACTTATGATCATGGTGGTTTTGAGTGGATGCAGTGTAAAAAAAGATAATATAGATAAAGTAGTAGAGAATCCTAAAGAAGATGCTGAAGAAAGTCATGGACCATTTATTGAAAGTGAAATTAAGGACATTAAGATTTTAAAAGATAGTGTTGTTTTGTCTGCCGATATATCAATGGGACCAATTAACACAAAATATTATTTTCATGCATATCAAAACGGGGTCCCAATAGAATTCTCTTTTGATAAAGATGGAGATAAAAGAATTACGCAGGAGATAACATTAACAAAAGAAAAGAATAGTTATACATTTTATATGAATGCGAGGAGCTTTAAAAAAGGAGATACAGTGAATTTTGGTTATGGAGTTGTCGTAAATCCTGATTATTTTCCTGAGATAATAGAGTTTACAAGGTTTGATATTATGAAATCTAATGTAAGTGCTATTTGCCGTGATTTTAATGTTGATAAAGATTTTATTGGAAATCAATCAGATAAAAAAATATTAGATAATTTAGAGTGGACGGATATGAAAGTCACGGATGATAAAAATATAATAAGCTCATATGCACTGGATACAAATGAAAAAATACTTGAACAGGTGGTGCGTAATGAACCTGTGAATAATCTTATGGTGATGCATGCGAAAAAAGGGAAATTGTTTAAGATATTTTTCGTTAAGGATGGATTAGATGCAAATGCAATCATAACATTTTATATTGACCATAAGCCAGTCATGATAAAAGGTGATTATGTGGCAGGTAAACTAGATTATACCAATGAAACATTTGGTATGACAAGTTTTGAATTAGAGATACCTCAGGATGTAAAAGAAGGAAATCATACATTTTATGCAATGATTTTTACGAACAGTAATAATAGAAAGCATTATGAAAATACAGAACCGCGGGTTTTGGAAGTTGAATAGCTAGTTTATGAATGTGGCATAAGGAAAAGAGGCGTAAGATTATGAATACATATCTAAAAACAGCAACAATATTATTAAGTCTGGTATTGATAATAGGTGGATGTAGTGTAAAAAAAGAGAATGTAGAAGATGATGTAGGAAATAAGATAAAAGATGAAACAAATGATCAGGGACCATTTTTAACATCAGAAATTCAAAATATAGAGATAAAAAATGATAGTGTAGCTTTACATGTAAATTTGGAAGTAGGGCCAACAAATGTAAATCATAAACTATATGCATTTCAAAATGGTATTCCTGTGGAGTTTTCTTTAGAAGAATCTCAAAAGCCTTCTTTTGTTCAGACAATAAAACCAGCTAATGAAAAAAATCAAATCACATTGTATATGAAAACAAAGGATTTTAAAAAAGGTGAAAAAATTAATTTAGGCTTTGGAATCGTGATAAATGCAGATTATTTACCTGAAGTATCAAATTTTATTATGTTTAATGATTCCATGATTCAGGCGTATGGAAAAGACTTTATCGCAGATCAGGATTATCAAAATCAGAATATAGATACGAAAGTAATGAATAATCTAAAATGGACAAGTACAGGTAAAAAAGATGAAAAAAATCTAATGCCATCCTATCTTTTAGATACGGATAAAAAAGTATTTGATGACATGTTCAGCGGTAAATCATATAATTCTGGAAAAGTAATACAAACGAAAAAAGGTAAAACATTACATATCAGCTTAACAAAAAATGGCCTTGCGCCGAATGGAACGATTTCCTTTTATCTAAATCATAAACCTTTAAAGCTTGTGGGAGGATATGATGCGGCAATACTGACTTATCCAAATGATGATTATGGAATAGCGGATTTTGATTTAATAATACCAGATGATATAGAAAAAGGTAACTACGCTTTTTATGCAATCATTGCACAAACAGAAGAAGCACAAGGATCTGGTGGAGTATATGCGTTTAAGATCTCAGATGAGCGTTTGGTACAAATTGAGTAAATTTATCCCATGACTGGAGGCTTTCATATGGAAGTAGAAATTAAAGATATAACGAAATATTATAAAAAGCATATGGCTTTAGATCATGTGAATTTGTGTTTGCATCATGGTGTCTATGGCTTTGTAGGACCAAATGGGGCAGGGAAAACGACTTTAATCAATATCCTGGTAAATGTATTAGATCCTTCTGGTGGGAATATCTTTTATGATGGAAAAAATATCAAAGATGATATAGAAAGTTACCTTGATCAGGTAGGGTATCTCCCACAATATCCAAAGTTTTATGGTGATTTTACATGTGCGGAATTTTTAAAATATATGTGTGTATTAAAAGATATTAAAAAAAGTAAAATAGCTTCTAAAGTTAAGAAAGTCCTGCAGTTATGCAATTTAGAGGATGTACAAAATAGAAAAATCAAAGAATTCTCAGGCGGTATGCGACAGCGTTTAGGCATTGCACAGGCAATCTTAAATGATCCTAAATTATTGATTTTAGATGAGCCCACAGCTGGTTTAGATCCCAAAGAGCGTATACGGTTTCGTAATGTGATATCTAATTTATCTACTGATCGTATCGTTATTCTAGCAACTCATATCATGGAAGATGTAGAAAGTATCGCAAATGAGGTAATTCTGATACAAAAAGGAAAATTGCTGGGTGTAAAACGTACAGAGGATATGCTGGAAGAAATCAAAGGAAAAGTATGGTTGAGAAAAATCTTGCAATCATCTTTATCAGATTATGAAAACAAGTATATGATTAGTAGTATCATACATGAAAATGAATATGTTTCCATTCGATATATCAGTGATCAAGAAGAAACAGGTGCGTTATCTGTAGAACCAAAATTAGAAGAAGTATATTTATACTACTTTCAATCAGGTGAACATGTATGATACTATTACGATATGAATGGAAGAAATTATTAAAAAGCAAACTATTTATTTTCTCGTTTATTGTATTATTTGGTGTGCATTTGTTGTATAGTTTTGTGCCATATGTAATGGATTATCATAATAATGGAGAGGTTCTTCAGATAGAAAAAAATTTAAAACAAAAAGTAAGTGGACCGATTACAAATGATACATTTGAAAAAATAAATGCACTCAAGCAAGATACCAATAAACAAGGTGAAAATAATGAAGCGCAAGCTGATAAAATCTATCTAAATGTGATTGAATCAGAAATAAATAATCAACTTGACTATAGCCAGCAAATGAAAGATTATTGTCAGAATATCAAAGATAATATCGTGTATTTAGAAACACATCATGAAAAAAGACAGGTCTTAAAGTATGAAAAGTTATATCAAACATATGAAGGAAGAACACTGTCTTATTACGATAATCATAAAGGATGGGATAAGTTATTAGATAATCAAACATCAGTTATTTTTATCTTACTCATCATGATGATCACATTGCCTATGGTTTACTCACGTGAAAAAGAAAGTGATATGGAACTGATTCTTTATTCCACAAAGATTGGAAATCAGCAGATTCAGAAAGGGAAGCTTTATTTTACAATCAGCTTTGTGATAGTATTGGTTGTTTTGTTTTCTTTGATGGATGCGATCCTTACACTTAGTATATATGGTTTTGATGGTGCACAACTGCCTGTTTATACAAATGCGGCATATCACTTTTCCACAATGAATGTCACAATGCTTGGTTATTGGTTATATCGTGTTTTGTTTCAATTAATAGCATTATGCTGTATGGGCGTTATTATTTTGACAATATCCAGAAGAATAAAGAATCCTATGATGTCAATTATGATTACATTTGCGTTTGTATCAGGATTGTTGCTGCTGGGGGAAACAGGCTTTACAACATGGAATCCCTGTGGATTATTATATCTGAATAAAACAGTAAATGATGTCACGTGTATCACGATTTTCCATCACAGCTTTTATACATATCAAATCACACTGCTATTGGACGTATGTATATTACTTATGATATTCCTATATACGCGATACACACGTAGGAGGAAAAGCCTATGATATACGAAATAAGAAAAATATGTAAACAGAAATTAATGATGATATTATTGGTTTTAATGTTTTTTGTGATGCTCATACAAAGTATCACCTTTCATCCAATACATCGATTTACACAGTCAAACAGCCAAGAGATATATGAAGAACAATTGGCTGTATATCGTGGAAAACTGACAGAAGATAAAAAGAACCAGTTTCATCAGGAGTATATGAAAATCATAGATTTAAAAACAAAACGTGATGATTTATATGATACTATCCATCAAAAATCTTATGAATTATCTGATGCATCAGTGAAAGAAATGAAGCAGAACTTAGAACAGGTAAATTCTGGTTTACTAAAGATGGAAGCATACCAGACGCTCAAAGATGAAATAGATTATGTAAAAGAAAATCCAAAAGAAAGAGAAGTTATCGATCCCATTGGTTGGAAGAGTGTTATACAAGATGATGGCCTATCCTATCCCTTGATCATTTGTCTGTTATTGATCAATATCACGCTTTTCACAATGGAATATGAAAATGAAATGCATAGCCTTACCATTAGTACAAAAAAAGGCAAGAAATATACGTTTAGAAGTAAATGCTATGCAGGATTATTATGCAGTTTCCTATGTATTCTAATCGCTTTGTTTCTACATGATATCCCATATTTTTTACACTATGATTTTTCAGATATCTTTGCGCCCATTCACAGTGTACCTGCGTTTGCGCACATGAGCTTAAATATTAGTTGTATACAAATACTGCTCATCATACAATTGATGAAAGTCATTGGTTATTTATCCTTTAGTGTTTTGATATGGATTATATCTATTTGTCTGAAAAAGTTTATCTCTGTATTTTCTATTTTACTGTCCACAATTTTATTAATGAACTTTTGTATTTCATTACCATATATCTATTATGTGCCATTTTCGCTATCTTTCATGAAAGCTACTGGTTTTTTTAGAGGAAATGAACAGATTGTATTGAATAAAGGCAGTGATGGGGAATTCATTGTACAGACCTATGTAGGAGGCAATAAATTATTAGAAATCATCATGGCAATCATATGGATATTTGTGATAGTATATGCTTTATACAAGGTATATCAAAGCTTTTGTAATATACATAAAAAAATAAAATTTAAGAAAAAGGTAATAGCTTTATTCATCATTTGCTTATTGAGTGGATGTAGTAACAAAGTATCAATAAAAGATACGACAAGGATGAATATTAATGATACATTCTTACCTTATCGAGATGGCGTATTGTTTATTGACCAAAACAAAATCAAATATATAAATTTAAAGAACCAAGAAATAGAAGATTTTATCAAAGATATTTCTCCACAGGTATTTGAAGGACAAAAAGAAAAAATGATTGTGCAAGAAAATGTTGTCTGTTATATGAACCAACAAAATTCTTCTATTCGTCAGGGATATGATGTGGATTGTTATGATATAGACAAGCATAAAGTGAAAACAATCTATACAAGTCGTAAAGATTATCAATCAGAAATGTTGTTTGGATTAATAAAACAATACCATGTTGGATTAGAAGATGCACCTCGTTTAACTGGTATGAGAGGAATCTTTATATATCATAACCAGTTATATTACTTTGATGAAGAAAACCATTTAATGAATGTGGATATAAATGATACTAAAAATATAAATGTTGTGCTTTCAGATTACTCTGGCAATGGAATTTTAGATGGTGATAATTTTTATTACATCAGTACGACATTGGATTTAAAAAAATATGATTTATCTGAAAGAAAGTCGACGATCATATCAAAAGATTTTGTATCACAAGTATCGTCATACAATAATACATTATATTTCACGACATTAAATAAAAAAGGTGTCTTTACATATCATGATGGAAAAATTGAACATATCATAAAAGAAAATGTACGTTTGATAGCAGTCAATGATTTCTACATTTATACACAGGATATAAATGGTGTATGTGTGATTTATGATAAAACAACACATCAACAGGTAAAAACTGTATCTATATCTTTTGATGTAATACAAGGAATAAATGATATTGTGTTAACATCGGAAACAGTTGAAGGCGTACAGACGATATTTCAATACGATGGTTTATTAAGTCATAAAATAAAGCTGATGTCTAATTGATATCAGCTTTTCATTACTCACTTACCATTCTTATACGCTCTATTTTATGTATCAAAACATCTTTATTCTTACGCATATCCACATAAAGAAATAGCATATTCAATATGAATAATATAATGCTTATGGAAAAAGCTTGAGAAATATTCAAAGCAGTAAAAACAAAATAACTAATACATGATATGATCATGGATGTAATTACCGCAATGAGGAAAAATCTAAAAAAATAACCTTGATTAGTGATAGATTGAAAATAAAGGTCCCAGCTTTTTTCATCCATATGGGACAAACCTTTCTTTATATAAAATGACAGTAATATAAAGCCAATTAATAAAAAGCGCGTCAGTATCATAAAAATAAGCATCAAAAAACATAAACGTATCATAAAATCACTTCCTTATTGATATCTATTATAAACGATACAGTTACTGTAGAGTCAAGATTAATCTTCAATTTCAATGGTTATTTCGCTAACATAGTCCTCGATTGTATGAATAGCGAAGTCATTTAATCCAGTTTCAAAAGCATATTTACCAAGTTTGATATGATGAGCATCCGCATAAGCAATGATATCTTCATAAAAAGCTGGAATTTGATTCCAATCACCTTTGATATAAGCACAAAGATAATATCCTTTAGGACGAATCATTACAGACTTGGATTTTAAGGATTTCTTAATAGGAAGATAAAGTCCATCATATGCATCGTATTCATGATTTCTTATTTTATCTAATGCAATATAACTGCCATATCCAATAGAATTTCCTTCAGAAATATTCAACTCTAATAATTTTTGCGCAATCATATCCAATTGGTCGTCACGAAAGGAAAAAGGTGTTGTGAGTATGATTTCTTTGTTTCTTTGTTCCACGCGGATCTCTCTGTTATGAATCTGTTCACTGATTTGAAGCATTTTTAAGCGTTTTTGTAGTATTTCCCGTGTTTGTTTTAATTGCTGGATCTGTTGATCAATCATGGCTATTTTTTCAATAGCGATGGATTTAAATCCTTCACTACTAGGGTGTTTTAGATAATCAGCAATTTCATCAAGACTCATATGTAAATCTTTCAACATTAATATAAATTGAAGCTCAATACTTTGCGATTCTGTATAATAACGGTACTGATTATCTCCTTTATGTTTTGGAGAAAATAAGCCAATATCATCATAATAATGCAGTGTGCGTTTATTAATGCCATGTAGTTTCGCAAATTGCGCTGTTGTATAATAGGTGTTTGAATGATACATGAAAGTACCTCCTTGACTTTACAGTAACTGTATACTTTAAGATAAGTATACATGATAATTTCATGTAAGAAAAGGAGTATGTTTATGAACAAAATTACATTACGAACAATACAGAAAAAAGATTTTTCAAGAATCCAGAAAATGATTAAGCAGGCATGGAAATACGAAGAAATGAGCAGCCCTAAAACAGCAGATCATATGGCAAAAGCATTTTTAAGCAGTTGTTTATGTAATCAGACATTTACAGCTGTTGCTGTGAATGCACAGGATCAGGCAATTGGTGTTATTATGGGAAATGATAGAAAACATCATCATTGTCCTTTGAAATATCGTATCCGACAGATACAATCTATCTTGTCTTTGTTTCTACATAAAGAAGGAAGAAGAATTGCTATGATGTTTAAAGATATCAGCGTAATTGACAGTGAATTATTGAAAGAAAGTAAAATGGAATATGATGGAGAAATTGCTTTTTTTGTTATGGATGAAGCATATCGTGGAAAAGGTATTGGTAAACAATTGTTTATTGCACTTCAAGAATATATGAAAAACGCAAATGTGGAAAAGTACTTTCTGTACACGGATACAAGCTGCAACTATCCTTTCTATGAACATCAAGGATTGATTCGCAGAGGAGAAAAGGAACATGCATTTCATATCAATGGGCAAAAGGCAATAATGTCCTTTTTCATCTATGATAATTTGAATGATCTATAAATAACTTGAACAACTTGCAGTTATGTGCGAAACACAATAAACATGAATATAAAAGTTATCTAATAATAGACTTTGGTAATGTATCAAATGAAATTATTGATTTATTTGAAAATGAAAGTAGTAATTTGGATTTTTTCTTTATTAAGCTATCAGCATATTATGGTATTCAATTTTACGAAAGAGATACACTAATTGTATTTGATGAAGTACAACAATTTCCACGCGCTAGACAATTGATTAAATATTTAGTAAAAGATGGGCGATATGATTATATTGAAACAGGTTCTTTATTGTCATTAAAACGAAATGTGAAAGACATTATAATACCATCAGAAGAAGAACACATTCGATTATATCCATTAGATTTCGAGGAATTTTTGTGGGCATTAGGTGATAAAACGACCACTCCATTTTTAAAACTCTGTTTTCAAGAAAAAAAGCCATTAGGACAGGCTATGCATAGGAAAGTTATGATTGATTTTAGACAATATATATTAGTTGGTGGAATGCCCCAGGCTGTTAATGAATATGTGAAATCAAAAAATTTCGCAAACGTAGATAAAATCAAAAAAAATATCTTGACCTTATATAGAAATGATGTAAGTAAGTTTGCTACTGGTTATGAAAATAAAGTACTGATGATTTTTGATGATATTCCTGGTCAATTATCAAAAAAGGAGAAAAAATATAAGATATCTTCTATTCGTAAAGGCG
Coding sequences:
- a CDS encoding glycine/betaine/sarcosine/D-proline reductase family selenoprotein B; amino-acid sequence: MKIIMIYDQIQAGAGTKDDKMVPLAAKKEPVGPAVMMEPFLKEIDGRVVACLYCGNGYYLENKEEVTRKLVAMVNKLQPDVVMCGPAFNYADYAGMAAHIATEINANTSVPAFAAMSVENEATINEYKDKVMIVKTPKKGGTGLNEALKNMCTLAKALHEKADTTKLKEDVCF
- a CDS encoding ATP-binding protein: MEIQRDKYLNKLISKKDNGYIKIITGIRRSGKSYLLFHIYYKYLKSIGVNENQIIKIALDELSNMQYRNPFELDKYIRSLCENQNEKYYIFIDEIQLVSAIQNPYVDDEEAKITFVDVLLGLMKIENLDIYVTGSNSKMLSSDILTQFKDRGDEVRVFPLSYQEFYNAFDKKEEAWMNYFTYGGMPRLLSFHTHEEKSKYLKELFSKTYISDVVERNQISNDIDVLDDLLNIVSSSVGSLTNPNKLSNTFRSVKHVSIGNHTISKYLDYFIDAFVLEKAIRYDVKGKKYIDTPLKYYFTDIGLRNARLNFRQTEENHIMENIIFNELVRREFDVDVGMVEAYTNDEQGKRKRQQLEIDFVASKNSKRYYIQSALTVGLEEKRQQEINSFLKVNDSFKKIVVVKDKMIPWYDDFGILYIGIEQFLLDQNSLDI
- a CDS encoding Fic family protein, with the translated sequence MYRLKLDTQEEMDKQLYEFKILFAYHSNKIENEKVNLDITREIFEKGSVTGYTGDLKTLFEIENQVHCFEYLKQFIIKKYPMDISFIKEVHYKLTKGTYDDRRYHINNERPGEFKKHDYVTGVYEVGSYPENVEVDLQDLLNEVNEYQGDDFFTVGVYFHAMFENIHAFANGNGRVGRSLMNYYFMIHEIAPVIIYDEDKKQYYQALEAFDQNDTLKPLKQLILQQQKKTWERNIGERPKLHKFI
- a CDS encoding DUF871 domain-containing protein, with translation MHRLGISIYPEHSTQEKDFAYMELAAKYGFTRIFTCLLSVDKEKDEIVKEFKTFMDKAHELGFIVSVDTNPQVFKHLGATPMDVSVFHEIGVDIIRLDGHFDDFQDALLTHNPYQIKIEFNGSSDASVDHLLRHGADKHNMTICHNFYPERYSGLGWNVFMNFNKKWTALGLPIAAFVTSNNTNTFGPWPVYKGLPTVELHRGKPIDLQVRHFLSCEVIDDILIGNAYATEEELKAMSEVDFTKTTIRIDTVDGLSDLEKQILFEMPHAGRSDASDYYIRSSLPRFACRGKSIPVRNHDDHMFHRGDVVIVNDNLKHYLGECEIILQDIENDGERNFVGRIPEDEMMILDQMELHPDHIFGFLK
- a CDS encoding ABC transporter ATP-binding protein, with the protein product MEVEIKDITKYYKKHMALDHVNLCLHHGVYGFVGPNGAGKTTLINILVNVLDPSGGNIFYDGKNIKDDIESYLDQVGYLPQYPKFYGDFTCAEFLKYMCVLKDIKKSKIASKVKKVLQLCNLEDVQNRKIKEFSGGMRQRLGIAQAILNDPKLLILDEPTAGLDPKERIRFRNVISNLSTDRIVILATHIMEDVESIANEVILIQKGKLLGVKRTEDMLEEIKGKVWLRKILQSSLSDYENKYMISSIIHENEYVSIRYISDQEETGALSVEPKLEEVYLYYFQSGEHV
- a CDS encoding MerR family transcriptional regulator, which produces MYHSNTYYTTAQFAKLHGINKRTLHYYDDIGLFSPKHKGDNQYRYYTESQSIELQFILMLKDLHMSLDEIADYLKHPSSEGFKSIAIEKIAMIDQQIQQLKQTREILQKRLKMLQISEQIHNREIRVEQRNKEIILTTPFSFRDDQLDMIAQKLLELNISEGNSIGYGSYIALDKIRNHEYDAYDGLYLPIKKSLKSKSVMIRPKGYYLCAYIKGDWNQIPAFYEDIIAYADAHHIKLGKYAFETGLNDFAIHTIEDYVSEITIEIED
- a CDS encoding GNAT family N-acetyltransferase; protein product: MNKITLRTIQKKDFSRIQKMIKQAWKYEEMSSPKTADHMAKAFLSSCLCNQTFTAVAVNAQDQAIGVIMGNDRKHHHCPLKYRIRQIQSILSLFLHKEGRRIAMMFKDISVIDSELLKESKMEYDGEIAFFVMDEAYRGKGIGKQLFIALQEYMKNANVEKYFLYTDTSCNYPFYEHQGLIRRGEKEHAFHINGQKAIMSFFIYDNLNDL
- a CDS encoding ATP-binding protein, with protein sequence MNNLNNLQLCAKHNKHEYKSYLIIDFGNVSNEIIDLFENESSNLDFFFIKLSAYYGIQFYERDTLIVFDEVQQFPRARQLIKYLVKDGRYDYIETGSLLSLKRNVKDIIIPSEEEHIRLYPLDFEEFLWALGDKTTTPFLKLCFQEKKPLGQAMHRKVMIDFRQYILVGGMPQAVNEYVKSKNFANVDKIKKNILTLYRNDVSKFATGYENKVLMIFDDIPGQLSKKEKKYKISSIRKGARFRDYENAFMWLNDAMIVNSCYNCTDPNVGFALSSDFTTRKCYMADTGLLISQTFMDNDYTSNDLYKAVLFNRLNINEGMLMENVVAQILRTNGHKLYFYSRVDVDHRENHMEIDFVISDGRKIYPIEVKSSIYKKHSSLDKFKTKFGKRIGTSYILYQKDLMVRDGVVHLPIYMAMFL